A single window of Luteipulveratus halotolerans DNA harbors:
- a CDS encoding UDP-glucuronic acid decarboxylase family protein: MRVVVTGGAGFLGSHLCEKLVARGEDVVAVDNFCTGSRANVAHLRHEEGFELLELDVSEPFTIDGPVDAVLHFASPASPVDYLRMPIETLKVGSLGTLHALDLAEAKGARLVLASTSEVYGDPEVHPQPESYWGNVNPVGPRGVYDEAKRFAEATTLAYRQSRGVNTGIVRIFNTFGPRMRPNDGRAIPNFVRQALAGDPVTVSGDGSQTRSICYVDDLVEAILRMMDADHAGPINIGNPHEISMKDLAEWIVRLTTSSSPITFIERPVDDPTVRRPDTTLATSLLGWAPKVPIEDALKWTIGWFRDVPHGTEPLSAAATEEILGAAEKH, encoded by the coding sequence ATGCGGGTCGTCGTCACCGGAGGCGCCGGCTTCCTCGGATCGCACCTGTGCGAAAAGCTCGTCGCGCGCGGTGAGGACGTTGTCGCCGTCGACAACTTCTGCACCGGATCGCGCGCCAACGTCGCGCACCTGCGTCATGAGGAAGGGTTCGAGCTCCTCGAGCTCGATGTGTCCGAGCCGTTCACCATCGACGGCCCGGTCGATGCCGTGCTCCACTTCGCGAGTCCGGCCTCACCGGTCGACTACCTGCGGATGCCGATCGAGACCCTCAAGGTGGGCTCGCTCGGCACCCTGCACGCACTCGACCTGGCCGAGGCCAAGGGCGCACGTCTGGTGCTGGCCTCGACCTCCGAGGTCTACGGCGACCCCGAGGTGCATCCTCAGCCCGAGTCGTACTGGGGCAACGTCAATCCCGTCGGACCGCGCGGTGTCTACGACGAGGCCAAGCGATTCGCCGAGGCCACCACGCTCGCGTACCGCCAGTCGCGCGGTGTCAACACCGGGATCGTGCGCATCTTCAACACGTTCGGGCCGCGGATGCGCCCCAACGACGGTCGCGCCATTCCCAACTTCGTCCGTCAGGCGCTGGCCGGCGACCCGGTCACCGTCAGCGGCGACGGCAGTCAGACCCGTTCGATCTGCTACGTCGACGACCTGGTCGAGGCGATCCTGCGGATGATGGACGCCGACCATGCCGGTCCGATCAACATCGGCAACCCGCACGAGATCTCGATGAAGGATCTCGCGGAGTGGATCGTGCGGCTCACCACCTCGAGCTCGCCGATCACGTTCATCGAGCGTCCTGTGGACGACCCGACGGTGCGTCGACCCGACACCACGCTCGCGACGTCGCTGCTCGGATGGGCGCCCAAGGTGCCCATCGAGGACGCGCTGAAGTGGACCATCGGATGGTTCCGCGACGTGCCGCACGGCACCGAGCCGTTGTCGGCCGCCGCCACCGAGGAGATCCTCGGCGCCGCCGAGAAGCACTGA
- a CDS encoding DUF3068 domain-containing protein codes for MRKAATVIGLGAFFLTMALLLKFYAYDKLAVVPLDQNTRQTVVDNNATFFDADTVKAASGKLTTIATVIGDKGASEALQDSTGKDVAVFNKGQTTDNNDEAPPMDALQQTFAIDRYTGKAIAYPGAKQNGKAIDYKGSQIIKFPFQTQKETYQYWDGTASKPMDMKYVGTEDIRGLKTYKFQGSLPLEKFREQEVPRGLFGLPDTHGVVADRLYQNTRTLWIEPETGVIVKLQEQQHQELRNPEAGAKPANAVTTNSIFTDATIKQNVDDYKTKAMLLKILRIWAPLGLGILGVLLILGGIAMSLVGRRNPDYDEDEQYAGLDETFETRRGRATGGQTI; via the coding sequence GTGCGGAAAGCCGCAACAGTCATCGGTCTTGGAGCGTTCTTCCTGACCATGGCGCTCCTGCTCAAGTTCTACGCGTACGACAAGCTCGCCGTGGTCCCGCTGGACCAGAACACCCGCCAGACGGTCGTCGACAACAACGCGACGTTCTTCGACGCCGACACGGTCAAGGCAGCCTCGGGCAAGCTCACCACGATCGCCACCGTCATCGGCGACAAGGGTGCGAGTGAGGCACTGCAGGACTCCACAGGCAAGGACGTCGCGGTCTTCAACAAGGGTCAGACGACCGACAACAACGACGAGGCGCCGCCCATGGACGCGCTTCAGCAGACCTTCGCGATCGACCGCTACACCGGCAAGGCGATCGCCTACCCGGGTGCCAAGCAGAACGGCAAGGCGATCGACTACAAGGGCTCCCAGATCATCAAGTTCCCGTTCCAGACCCAGAAGGAGACCTACCAGTACTGGGACGGTACGGCGAGCAAGCCGATGGACATGAAGTACGTCGGCACCGAGGACATCCGCGGCCTGAAGACGTACAAGTTCCAGGGCAGCCTCCCCCTGGAGAAGTTCCGTGAGCAGGAGGTCCCGCGCGGCCTGTTCGGTCTGCCGGACACCCACGGTGTGGTGGCCGACCGCCTCTACCAGAACACGCGCACCCTGTGGATCGAGCCCGAGACGGGCGTCATCGTCAAGCTGCAGGAGCAGCAGCACCAGGAGCTGCGCAACCCGGAGGCCGGCGCCAAGCCCGCCAACGCGGTCACCACCAACAGCATCTTCACCGACGCGACCATCAAGCAGAACGTCGACGACTACAAGACCAAGGCGATGCTCCTGAAGATCCTGCGGATCTGGGCGCCCCTCGGTCTGGGCATCCTCGGTGTGCTGCTGATCCTGGGCGGCATCGCGATGTCGCTGGTCGGCCGTCGCAACCCCGACTACGACGAGGACGAGCAGTACGCCGGCCTCGACGAGACCTTCGAGACCCGTCGCGGCCGCGCGACGGGCGGGCAGACCATCTGA
- a CDS encoding D-glycero-alpha-D-manno-heptose-1,7-bisphosphate 7-phosphatase, whose product MITTASRDALLGRDSSPVAPAREGAPYDIVFVDRDGTLNRHRPGYVTRGDDLDVLPGVPAAVRLLNDAGCRVVLVTNQRGLATGALTEAQLVEVHQRLVDDLATAGAHLDAIQVCPHQVGECGCRKPLPGLFEQALRRAPWARVGRCVMVGDQDTDLVPAQGLGMRTARVDEASATFEEVVRALLMPTI is encoded by the coding sequence GTGATCACCACAGCGAGCCGCGACGCCCTGCTCGGGCGCGACAGCTCACCCGTCGCGCCGGCACGTGAGGGCGCGCCGTACGACATCGTCTTCGTCGACCGTGACGGCACCCTCAACCGCCACCGACCCGGATATGTCACCCGGGGTGACGATCTCGACGTCCTGCCGGGTGTCCCCGCGGCAGTGCGGCTTCTCAACGACGCGGGGTGCCGGGTCGTCCTGGTCACCAACCAGCGTGGGCTCGCCACGGGCGCCCTCACCGAGGCGCAGCTGGTCGAGGTCCACCAGCGGCTCGTCGACGACCTCGCCACCGCCGGCGCCCACCTCGACGCGATTCAGGTGTGCCCTCACCAGGTGGGGGAGTGCGGCTGTCGCAAGCCCCTGCCCGGTCTGTTCGAGCAGGCTCTGCGCCGAGCGCCGTGGGCGCGCGTCGGACGCTGCGTCATGGTCGGCGACCAGGACACCGATCTGGTCCCGGCACAGGGTCTCGGCATGCGTACAGCACGGGTCGACGAGGCGTCCGCGACGTTCGAGGAGGTCGTGCGAGCCCTGCTCATGCCCACCATCTGA
- a CDS encoding D-sedoheptulose-7-phosphate isomerase encodes MESTGMSTGHPLHTVGVDDLTAAVSQQHRQGLASWAALSQALVDPTLTDEVDRAGSSLVQALVAGGTLLVAGNGGSAAIASHVAAEFIGKCIHDRDPLPAVSLAESLSSITAVGNDYGYEHVFTRGLAALGRPGDVLLAMSTSGTSPNVVAALQQARRRDILTIAMTGAKGEGLRGAADHVLVVPSDETPRIQEVHMLWAHTWCEAVDVLCQ; translated from the coding sequence ATGGAGAGCACAGGGATGAGCACCGGTCACCCGCTGCACACGGTCGGCGTCGACGACCTCACCGCGGCGGTCTCGCAGCAGCATCGGCAGGGCCTGGCGTCCTGGGCGGCCCTGTCACAGGCGCTGGTCGACCCGACGCTGACCGACGAGGTCGACCGCGCAGGTTCATCGCTCGTGCAGGCGCTGGTGGCTGGCGGCACGCTGCTCGTCGCCGGCAACGGTGGCAGCGCCGCGATCGCGAGCCACGTCGCCGCGGAGTTCATCGGCAAGTGCATCCATGACCGCGACCCGCTGCCGGCGGTGTCGCTGGCCGAGTCCCTGTCGTCGATCACGGCGGTCGGCAACGACTACGGGTACGAGCACGTCTTCACGCGCGGGCTGGCCGCGCTCGGGCGCCCGGGTGACGTGCTGCTCGCCATGAGCACCAGTGGCACGAGCCCCAACGTGGTCGCAGCGCTGCAGCAGGCGCGCCGCCGGGACATCCTCACGATCGCGATGACCGGTGCCAAGGGGGAGGGCCTGCGCGGGGCGGCCGACCACGTCCTCGTCGTCCCCAGCGATGAGACGCCACGGATCCAGGAGGTCCACATGCTGTGGGCCCACACGTGGTGCGAGGCGGTCGACGTGCTGTGCCAGTGA
- a CDS encoding GHMP family kinase ATP-binding protein has protein sequence MAKQVLKDAERPASAPADAALLDYRRPVLRARAPLRISFAGGGTDVAPFPQREGGAVLSATISSYCYSTLRPRTDGRITVQSLDFGTSIGFGVDDDVEYDGQLDLPKAAIARIREIDGALPVTGFDLFLHTNAPPGSGLGSSSAVMVSVIGLVAQHCGLDLGPYDVAELAYRLEREDLGIPGGSQDQYAAAFGGFNYIEFLKDQVVVNPLRVRDATVHELEHNMLLAFTGRTRVSDHIIEDQVSRYETGNADALEGLRAQKELAEQMKVALVRGEVDSLGRLLGQAWAQKRKMSSRITTPLIDDAISRALNLGALGGKVTGAGGGGHLIFVCEFERRHVVAEELIRMGLAVSEFTFSKEGVVTWRAQG, from the coding sequence ATGGCCAAGCAAGTGCTCAAGGACGCCGAGCGCCCTGCTTCGGCACCCGCTGACGCGGCGTTGCTCGACTACCGCCGACCGGTGCTGCGGGCGCGCGCGCCGCTGCGGATCTCGTTCGCCGGCGGAGGCACCGACGTCGCGCCGTTCCCGCAGCGCGAGGGCGGGGCAGTGCTGTCGGCGACGATCTCCAGCTACTGCTACTCCACGCTGCGGCCGCGCACCGACGGCCGCATCACGGTCCAGTCCCTCGACTTCGGCACCTCGATCGGGTTCGGCGTCGACGACGACGTCGAGTACGACGGACAGCTCGACCTTCCCAAGGCGGCGATCGCCCGCATCCGCGAGATCGACGGTGCACTGCCGGTCACGGGCTTCGACCTGTTCCTGCACACCAACGCACCGCCCGGGTCCGGACTCGGCTCGTCCAGTGCGGTGATGGTCTCGGTCATCGGGCTCGTCGCCCAGCACTGCGGTCTCGACCTCGGTCCGTACGACGTCGCCGAGCTCGCCTACCGTCTCGAGCGCGAGGACCTCGGCATCCCCGGCGGCTCCCAGGACCAGTACGCCGCGGCGTTCGGCGGGTTCAACTACATCGAGTTCCTCAAGGACCAGGTCGTCGTCAACCCGTTGCGCGTCCGTGACGCGACGGTGCACGAGCTCGAGCACAACATGCTGCTGGCGTTCACGGGTCGTACCCGCGTGAGCGACCACATCATCGAGGACCAGGTCAGCCGCTACGAGACCGGCAACGCCGACGCGCTCGAAGGTCTGCGCGCGCAGAAGGAGCTCGCCGAGCAGATGAAGGTCGCGCTCGTGCGCGGCGAGGTCGACTCGCTCGGCCGTCTCCTGGGTCAGGCCTGGGCGCAGAAGCGCAAGATGTCCTCGCGCATCACCACCCCGCTCATCGACGACGCCATCTCCAGGGCGCTCAACCTGGGCGCGCTCGGAGGCAAGGTGACCGGTGCCGGCGGCGGCGGTCACCTGATCTTCGTCTGCGAGTTCGAGCGGCGCCACGTCGTCGCCGAGGAGCTCATCCGGATGGGACTGGCCGTCTCGGAGTTCACGTTCAGCAAGGAAGGTGTCGTGACATGGAGAGCACAGGGATGA
- a CDS encoding acyltransferase family protein, with product MKRVRLLDGLRAVAALLVLVSHVAFWTGASGLDVVGGLLARGDSGVAVFFALSSYLLLMPWVRHGLLDAPRPGTRRYAVRRMARILPAYWLALLAVLAVAALAASTGGLGSAAKVLGHVLVLQGFSGDTYQSFTQTWSLTTELVFYVLVPFVGAALARVLRRGGGAVGVRPALLLCGVAAVVGLAAQGVSMSWTQHGSTTGAGALATSVIGHAAWFAVGAALAIMSVARSAGALPWQAGGRVAAWLDLLRSPSTCLLGAVVVYVVAASAVAGPRDLSAPTVGEGVAKELLYALLAALLLSAALAPAEAGSLADSIGRHPATHWLGDVSYGVFLWHVLVLQVLFLTTGRELFSGGFWWVLLPVLGLTTALASVSAQLVEQPVLRWAHRATASAPAARA from the coding sequence ATGAAACGCGTCCGCCTGCTCGACGGTCTGCGCGCCGTCGCGGCGCTGCTCGTGCTCGTCTCACATGTGGCTTTCTGGACGGGCGCGTCAGGTCTCGACGTCGTGGGTGGCCTGCTCGCGCGTGGTGACAGCGGTGTGGCCGTGTTCTTCGCGTTGTCCTCCTACCTCTTGCTGATGCCGTGGGTGCGTCACGGACTCCTCGACGCACCCCGGCCGGGCACCCGCCGTTACGCCGTACGACGGATGGCGCGGATCCTTCCGGCGTACTGGCTCGCGCTCCTCGCCGTCCTCGCCGTCGCAGCGCTCGCGGCGTCGACGGGCGGACTCGGGTCCGCCGCCAAGGTGCTCGGTCACGTGCTGGTGCTGCAGGGCTTCAGCGGCGACACCTACCAGTCGTTCACCCAGACCTGGAGCCTCACGACCGAGCTGGTCTTCTACGTGCTCGTGCCGTTCGTCGGGGCGGCGCTCGCCCGGGTGCTGCGGCGCGGGGGTGGTGCGGTCGGCGTACGACCGGCGCTGCTGCTCTGCGGCGTCGCGGCCGTGGTCGGCCTCGCCGCCCAAGGGGTGTCCATGTCGTGGACACAGCACGGGTCGACGACCGGCGCGGGGGCCCTCGCGACGAGCGTGATCGGGCACGCGGCCTGGTTCGCAGTGGGCGCCGCGCTCGCGATCATGTCCGTCGCGCGGAGCGCGGGGGCGCTGCCCTGGCAGGCGGGCGGCCGCGTCGCAGCGTGGCTCGACCTGCTCCGCTCCCCCAGCACCTGCCTGCTCGGCGCCGTGGTCGTGTACGTCGTCGCGGCCTCCGCGGTCGCCGGGCCCCGCGACCTGTCAGCGCCGACCGTCGGCGAAGGCGTCGCCAAGGAGCTGCTGTACGCGCTGCTGGCCGCTCTGCTCCTGTCGGCCGCGCTCGCGCCCGCCGAGGCCGGCAGCCTCGCTGACAGCATCGGACGACACCCCGCGACGCACTGGCTCGGTGATGTGTCGTACGGCGTCTTCCTGTGGCACGTCCTGGTGCTGCAGGTGCTCTTCCTCACCACGGGCCGCGAGCTGTTCAGCGGCGGGTTCTGGTGGGTTCTGCTCCCTGTGCTGGGTCTGACGACCGCGCTGGCGTCGGTGTCTGCTCAGCTGGTCGAGCAGCCGGTGCTCCGGTGGGCGCACCGGGCCACAGCATCCGCGCCAGCAGCGCGAGCGTGA